TATTTAATACACGTCTAAAATAACAGAACAGCTGCTATTATCGTATTGTATTCTCTCTATTGGAACATATATATCTGAATGGATCCAAGAAGTGTGGTTTAGCTGCTGACTGAGCGTGGTGCGACGACTCTGAACACAGGCTTAACAAGTTGCAGCATTGTGTGGTGAAACTTGCTAATGGCGCCACACTTTCGCTCAACAACTGTGGAGTATCTCGGCGTATCGGGCTTGACATGACTTTGACTTTGGCATGAATTAGATTTTGGCCCCCGGAGGGGACGTCGTGATTCAATTCTCTCAGCTTCAATCCAGTAATAACGCATTAGTATAGTATAATTTTGAAAGGAAATAATTCTGCCAGTTGAACAGTGCTTTCTGATTAATGACACGATTATACGTTTTGCCAAAAGCCTATTTCGCAATGAGGTTTTCAgaactgataaataaaataaaatcatcacattatttatatttcactcTGCCCTTGTATGGGGAACAGACACATCTGCACAAAGAAGAAAGGCTTGGAGGTGATTGGATTGGTGAAGAGCTGGGGCTCCAAACAGTAAGAGCATTGTGAAGCATTAGTGGCGGTTAGAGAAGAAAGTAATAGATATTGTGAAAGTCAAAGAAATTCTAATTTAAAACAACTCATTGGCCACTGGCCTCACACTCTTCGGTTAGACCTTGATTTAACTACTTACCTCTCTGAAGACAAATTTCTGGTCCGCAGATATAGGTTGCCCTCGTGTTCTACACAGCTGCAGAGTCAGGTAGGTGCTGATGTTGTCACCCACAACGCATCCAGCAGGTTCCCTGGTGTTATAGCGGATCTCACCGTCCCTCGAGTATTCAAAGAACTGCGGGAGGACGAATCAGCTCTGAATCTTTTTATGCAAATTGTATAAATGtcaaatctttttctttttttcaatgacggttttatatatatatatatatatatatatatatatatatatatatatatatatatatatatatatagcttgaAATGGAAATTCTTTTCCAGAAGGAAGAAATAGAGTAAAAGAAAGATCATGTGTTATGCATGTGACCCAAAGTCAACTCAACTGACTGAAACACAAATGCAGAATTTCAGTTATAACAGAAGGAGGTCACTTTAGTCACAGAGAGcctgtaaatgtgtatgtatgtatgcatgcatgtatatgtgtgaCTCATGTGCAGCATGAAGGCAAATGGACACAGTGTACTGAGGGATGTTAACGTccgcgcatacacacacacacacacacacacacacacacacacacacacagcgtgtaCTGCTGGTGTGTGCGCGCACTATGAATCAAAGTGTGGGGCGATTCTGCAACATGCAAATCAGTCTGATAAGGCAGACAGCACAAGCGCTGCTTCCTACAGAGAAGACATCAGTGTGTGTCCACAGAGGGCTGATGGACTAACAATGGTACATTTCAGAGTGCTTCCTGGACTACTGTCAACCACAGAGGATAAAGGCGTTGGGAAAAGCACTCTCCTTTGTATCAACAAGGCCGACATATCGCTTTTCAACCCTCGTAAAAAGGCAAACTCGTCCACTATTCCCAGATATATTCTACAAACCTTTGTTCTTTACTTTGAAATAAGATGACTATTACTTTAAGAGTCTCAGCAGCGattgatgataatgataaacTCTATAGTTGTCAAGTAGCACtgagaataataaaacattttcacaatgCATCACAGCAGACTGAAGGGACTTTTCACCAGACAACACGTGAAGAAAGCGTTGATGGCCTGAAAGACTGACGTTCATTACCTGGTTCTGACCCATGCCGTGACACTGGTAGAGGATGACCCTTTGGCCCACCACAATGTGTTCATCTGTCGGGTTGTAGTCAAAACAGTAGTTGGTCTTGCCCCGGTTCTTCAGCTGTGATGAGCAAAGAGCACGTCAATACATCTTTTCAGATATTGATCAAATATAGAgaatttctatatatatatatagaaattcATGCCAAATATGACACTTTTAACCTCTCTATATAAAAGTCTCTCGTGTGCACCGCTCGGCTTGATTCGGTACATTTATGCTCCGATAAAACCTGAGCAATGAAACGatgttatataatgtaaaaGAAACCTGCAACATTTCCCTTTGTTAACATTCTGCCTTCTTTAACAATGAGATGACATTAAAAGTAGGACTCTTCCTGGACCAACTCCAACTTAACCTTTTGAAGTGCAGACTTTTACATTTAGGTCGTTGATGTATACGTGTACATATGTGTATAGAAGTGAAAATGGAACAAAGGGAAATGGGTGGGGTTGGGGGCTTTATTTAGGTGCTGTACTTTCACTTTCTGTCGCTCTGTTTGAGCATACAACACATGTTTAGTTtctgtttaatatgttttatatgtcaTTATCACTTTCTTACTTGATTCTTCATTTACAGGCATCATCTGCTTTTTCCAATACAACTAATCAACAACCTGACAATCAGCACATGTGTTCTCACCATTCCAAACATGCCTGGCTGATCCTCTGGGACGTGAATGTCGGGGTACACATTATCCAGATACCACCTGAAGCTCTTGCAGCCCAGCTTCTCTCGGAGCTTCTTCCGCACCGTCACGTCTCCGAAGGCCTCCTAGAAACAAGCCGCGAGTGTTCCACCGTATTATTTTTAGCACCACATTTTTTTCCCATAATAACCTGAGattcaaaacaaataacaagaaCAGACATTGCTGTAATGTGGACATAACATGATTATAAGTATCAATCTTGAACCTCTTGATGCAGTCAGTCAGCCTCGTTCTCTGATGTAATGCTATACAGCTGCAGCAATAGCACCACCTATAGGTGTTCCATAACACTACACCATTACATTCCTAATAAAAAGATGCCTTCAAGGCTTGttaaaaagcacaaacagaacagacaataaatacaaggtttaaaatactgtataatattCCAGATGTTCAAAAGAGAAAAGTGCTATGTCATGGTCTATGGGAATGTCCAAAAGATTCAAAACTTgtcataaaatgtttgtcagaGATGTTTAATACCAAAGTCtgtttaaatgtcaaactgtgtgTGCTTGGAATATATCAGGAGGACTATATACAAACTGGATTTCTTCTAGCCAAGAGAGCTATTGCACTATGTTGGATGAGTATGGACTCTCCATTGTTGAGAATGTGGGAAAAGGAGCGTTCAGATTGTATCGGTCTGGAAAGACTAACTTACATTGAGAAAGGCGGAAAGAttttgattttgtcattttttcatgAAAGTTGGAAATGTAGGATTTACCTGAAGGGAATGTAggacattttcttatttttgtgtTCTTTCTTTACGATATTGGtgcaagttgtgtgtgtgtgtgtgtgtgtgtgtgtgtgtgtcagaagcAAACAATATGTGTGTGCTCATGTAAATACCTGtacgcacacacagcacagtgaTCATGACTAGTGATTTACAATGCAGGGAGGAATACAGTCTCCACTCTGATTTGCGAGTGAGCATATGCTCAGCACACCTTCCCTGCTGGAGGAATGGTTCAGCAGCACTGCAGGATGATGGGTGACGGTGGTTTGCCCAAACACAGCTTTTATTGGCCcttcatcaatttattttctcaatagATGGATTCCCAAGGGAGAGAGTCCACCATCAATGGGAAGGACCAGTGTGGACCACTACAGTATATGAGGCCAACGGTAGGAAAATTAAGGACCAGTAGAGGCGCTATTTAAATGACAATGAATAGCAAACGTAAGAGTGACTTGCAGTCCAATCACAATCCAGCATATGGATCAGAAAGGGGTCAGTGTGCAAATTAACAGAGAGTAAAAAGACGGTGGGGAAAACAACAGATACATGCTTACAGATTCACTCTTTAGTCTGAGTCATCCCTGAAAACCACACTGTTGCAATTTGAATCTAGTTTATTTAGGTTTCAAAGCGCCTTATTACTTATTAACCAGGAGTTGTAAACATAACTCGCATGGACTGACAGGTGACTCATCAACTAAACAGTTCAGTCATCCATCATCCTGTCACCCCAATGCACTGTGTTTTTGCTCTGGGGAGGATGACAATGTAATCGCCTACCCGTCTgacttaaaatattaaaatgatccaTCAATATTCGTATTAGACTGACTCAAGTTACATTTATTGTGGGCGTAGAACCAAATCAGGACTAAAGGGGGGTCACGTTTAGTCGTATCAGACCTCAGACCTGAGTTTATCTTTAGCAAAAGGAAGTCAACTGATCCTGAAGGGACAAAAAGGAgaacgttgtgtgtgtgtgtgtgtgtgtgtgtgtgtgtgtgtgtgtgtgtgtgtgtgtgtgtgtgtgtgtgtgtgtgtgtgtgtgtgtgtgtgtagcatctGCTTTGACAACGTCTGCTCGCTCAAAACAGGTTAATATACGTACGAATATGCAAGAAATATTTTGATCAATGCATTGTTCAAGTTTACAACAGGGATTAATTATCTCTTCATAAAAAGGTTTGACAAAATCTGCACCCGCGTACGtctgaaacaacaaaacagccAAAATAACAGAACATGAGAAGTGAGATAAAGGCTGTCAGATGCTGGGAACTCTTACAGTGTCATGAGAATGAAAcctcatttaatataatatattgacaaatgttgGAACTATTAGAATGGGAGCAGCAGTGTTTGTTTAGAGGCTTCGGTGTATTGGGTTTGCCGAGCCACTGCGAGGTTGGCAAGGCTACCTCCTCTCAGGGACATGAGTGCCACCTGATCTGTGTTTAGAGAGCTTCTCCTCTTAActacactgccacacacacacacacacacacacacacacacacacacacacacacacacacacacacacacacacacaaggacaggtGGGTGACACCTGTTGGCACGGCGCGACACGGAAAGGTGGTAATCACACACCGGAACGCCCTGACACCCCTGTCACCTTGGGTGTCTGCCACTCATGTATCCCAAGTGTCACTTAATCAAGAGAGCTTTTACACCGCAGCgggagtgcagtgtgtgtgtgtgtgtgtgtgtgtgtgtgtgtgtgtgtgtgtgtgtgtgtgtgtgtgtgtgtgtgtgtgtgtgtgtgtgtgtgtgtgtgtgtgactttgtgcatgtgtggaacATCAACAGTGTTGTGATGAGTGCAGCTGCAACTGTCCTCCCATTACtccataaagaaaacaaataattggGGCGTTACTATGCTGTTACTATGCTGTTACTATGCTCgcttataaaaaagaaaaagagttgtATTTAATACCACATACACAGGCACACCATCTGTGCAGACTCACCAGTCGTGCGTGGGGGTTTCGGTGGTAGTAGACCTCTTTGTATTCATCCATCCAGACCTCAGCAGCTCTCACGCTGTTCGCCAGTGCTTTACTCCGGGAGTAAGGGGCCTTTTTAGGGAACACATGACCCACATGGGAGCATGGGTGGACCTCCAGGCTGCCCCCACACTGCCAAATCTAAGAGAAATcaacaacaccaccaccacgAGGGATGTTGTTAGCCTCGCAGCCATGACTCAATCAttcaacacaaagcacagccTTGTAGTGGAGGAACTTGgaaacagaaatgcatttttgttgttgaagGAAAATATTTTTGGTTCCTTCCCTTTGGGAAATTGCGGTTActgaagaaaatgaaagtgaagATTCTTCAGTGCAATTACAGGATTAGAATCTTTGGCCTGTTTTCACTGGTTGTTTTAATTCTTAGTCACATGATGCAACTCTTGGTAAATGTGAACCACATCTGGATTACCTTTTTGGTGCCGAGTGTTAAAATGTGcatatttcatgttaatacGGAGACAGTATATGCATTGTGACTTGTTTTTACATAAAGCTATGACCTTACACAGGCAGagtatatgtacacacacacacacacagacatcattTCTTACCCTGAAGGAGAATTCCAGGTTCTCTCCTCCCCACACCTCCATGCCTGTGTCGTAGGTCCCCAGGTAATGGAAGTAGTTCTTGCTCACAGCAAACAGACCACCTGCCATAGTAGGAGACCTGAGGAGAAAAAACATATCAGACGATCATTTCCTTGCATCTTATGAATTATCAGGATGAGACAAGCGATATATCAGCTTTAGCACCAGCTGATAGTAGTATAAGTAATAATGCACCAGATGAAATTCAGCGCCTCCTACAATTCAACACATGTTTGAATatcaaaaactaaatttaaGACTTTAACAATCCGCTTGGGACGCTGTTAAAAAGTGTGTAATCAAGCGGTCCCACTGACACACCTGATGACATCAATGGGCGATCGGCGGCGTTTCTGTTCATATTCTGGGACAATGTGCCAGGTAAAGACCAACCGCCAATCAAAGCCCCCAATCTGAGGTTCACCAGCGTTCCCTAAATACTGGAAGGTGTTCCAGTCGATCACATCAATGACAGGACACACCACGGCCGAAGGCTCCTCTTTGATcctggaggagaaaggagagaaaagctgTTGACGGGGAGAAGCAGTGCaacaaagcaaaaagaaaactcaTCTCAAAAGGTCTGTGTCAACTTTCTGTGCTGCCCTGACTCTAAAGAGAGCCCAGTGACTGAGCATACAGATTCTGAGTCAGATAAATAACAGCACTCCTTTAGCGGGCTGATGGAGATTCCGTGCTTCGCTCTGTGACACTTCAGTTATGCCTTTCAAACCACACTGACAAAATACTCAAGAGAAAGAGTCCATTTTCCTGCTGAGGGTTTTCTGACCTGTGGAGCAGAGGCTCTAACCAGCCTTCATGACACTCGCAGTGACAGTCCAGGAAGGTCAGCACATCACCCGAGGTAATGGATGCCCCGAGCAACCGGGCCCGCACCAACCCCTCCCTCTTGGTGGCCCGGATCAGACGCACCTTCCTCAAACTTGAGATGTACTTCTCCAATGGCTCCTTCAGATGAGCTTCAGGAaataaaacaaggaaacaaacttgaaaaaatgtaatttattttatgtgtgtgtgtgtgtgtgtgtgtgtgtgtgtgtgtgtgtgtgtgtgtgtgtgtgtgtgtgtgtgtgtgtgtgtgtatattgagAACAGTCACTTCAAACATTATGATTAAATGGAACATGGACGACAAGCACAACACAACAATTACAATCTGCTGCCAGCTTTTGATACCAGCTGGTAAAGCTGATTAAGAAAGAAAGGAATATAGTGTTTAAGAGTGTTCGATACACAAGTACTACATTCAGATCATCCATCTGGTGTCTGGtcactaaaaaaaaacacaacagtacaTGGATGTATTTGAGTGATAAAATGGGCTTTGATAAGTTATCTCATTAATCTGTGCGTCTTTAACAGACCGTCGGCACGATTCTGAGGATTTGTGTTGATTTATGGGATAAGATACAAACATATATGcacttaataaatgtattacaatgtttatttttctgtgccTGTGTTCTAAAATTGGATTGTGAATAGTTTGCGGTCTCTCCATCTCCGCCTAAAAGAGGGAGAGGCAGGCATGGCCTCATTTATAGGATTATGAAATGTTGTAGAGCCACTCCCTTAGCCCAATCCGGCTTCCGCtcacaacacagcacagaaacagcGCTCCTGAAAGTCACCAATGATCTCGTCCTCTCCTCCGACTCTGGACACCTCACCATTCTCATCCTCCTCGACCTCACTGCAGCTTTTGACACCATCCACCACACCATCCTGCTCTCCCGTCTCGAAACCTCCTTAAACATCACCGGCACTCCTCTCTCCTGGCTGAAGTCTTACCTCACAAACCATCAACAACTGCACCTCCTCCCCTGCCCCAAGGCGTCCCCCAGGGTTCGGTGCTtggtcctctcctcttcatcctctaccgcctcctccctctggaactcactccccaaacacatccgtgactgtaccgatctcaccatgttcaaatcccaaatcaaaacccacctcttcagatctgcttttaacgtgtaattacttctatatatttttaatgttgatgtcctgtttttcttaatgtcatTTAGATTCACCACCTGCTGCTACcttcctgtgtctctgtttgaTTTTCCTAATTGCCAACATGTCAGTCT
This region of Cottoperca gobio chromosome 11, fCotGob3.1, whole genome shotgun sequence genomic DNA includes:
- the galnt12 gene encoding polypeptide N-acetylgalactosaminyltransferase 12, whose translation is MALCGRRNRNKLLFSLFGVTLLGYLVFFRHNSGDVSVENRREAPGEREVGNEELKKPVYERPPLDLNALGEMGRAVKLNLNGEEKIEEEESIKKHQINTYVSDKVSLHRRLAERWNPLCREQQYDYRSLPTTSVVIAFYNEAWSTLLRTVHSVLETSPDILLKEVVLVDDYSDRAHLKEPLEKYISSLRKVRLIRATKREGLVRARLLGASITSGDVLTFLDCHCECHEGWLEPLLHRIKEEPSAVVCPVIDVIDWNTFQYLGNAGEPQIGGFDWRLVFTWHIVPEYEQKRRRSPIDVIRSPTMAGGLFAVSKNYFHYLGTYDTGMEVWGGENLEFSFRIWQCGGSLEVHPCSHVGHVFPKKAPYSRSKALANSVRAAEVWMDEYKEVYYHRNPHARLEAFGDVTVRKKLREKLGCKSFRWYLDNVYPDIHVPEDQPGMFGMLKNRGKTNYCFDYNPTDEHIVVGQRVILYQCHGMGQNQFFEYSRDGEIRYNTREPAGCVVGDNISTYLTLQLCRTRGQPISADQKFVFREDGSLYHAVSQKCVEAVDKTENGTPAPSLQHCSDSLHQKWFFEERM